The following coding sequences are from one Ancylobacter sp. TS-1 window:
- a CDS encoding glucokinase → MPHLILIADIGGTSSRLALVGADGAPRDIQIHRNDDFAGFKEMIEADLGQRGPAARASVGGAVLAVAGPADGETVKLTNRDWAFGKRDMRRHFGWQKFAAVNDFEALAHGVPALGAGDLIAVGGGVAMEGAPMLICGPGTGFGVAGLVRSGRQRIVVTGEGGRARLGAVSTEEARLVAHMQEELGPVVVEHALSGSGLARIHRILSGAPLSPEAVIAAATRGESAARASCDVFLRLFGRIAGDLALTLNARGGVFLGGGVSAGLAPFFNDSPFREAFEEHPPHQARLVETPVHIIVHPTPGLIGCGQLGGRMAKTLVAKTLRPNLHVV, encoded by the coding sequence ATGCCGCACCTCATCCTCATCGCCGATATCGGCGGAACCTCCTCCCGCCTCGCCCTCGTCGGCGCCGACGGCGCGCCGCGCGACATCCAGATTCACCGCAACGACGATTTCGCGGGCTTCAAGGAGATGATCGAAGCCGACCTCGGCCAGCGCGGCCCCGCCGCGCGCGCCTCGGTCGGCGGCGCGGTGCTGGCGGTCGCCGGCCCGGCCGATGGCGAGACCGTCAAGCTCACCAATCGCGACTGGGCGTTCGGCAAGCGCGACATGCGCCGGCATTTCGGCTGGCAGAAATTCGCCGCCGTCAACGATTTCGAGGCGCTGGCGCATGGCGTGCCGGCGCTCGGCGCGGGCGATCTGATCGCGGTCGGCGGCGGCGTAGCGATGGAGGGCGCGCCCATGCTCATCTGCGGGCCGGGCACCGGCTTCGGCGTAGCGGGGCTGGTGCGCAGCGGCCGCCAGCGCATCGTCGTCACCGGCGAGGGCGGGCGCGCGCGCCTCGGCGCCGTCTCGACCGAGGAGGCGCGCCTCGTCGCCCACATGCAGGAGGAACTCGGCCCGGTGGTGGTGGAGCATGCGCTCTCCGGCTCGGGCCTGGCGCGGATCCACCGCATCCTGTCCGGCGCGCCGCTGTCGCCCGAGGCGGTGATCGCGGCCGCCACGCGCGGCGAGAGCGCGGCGCGGGCAAGCTGCGACGTCTTCCTGCGCCTTTTCGGGCGCATCGCCGGCGACCTCGCCCTCACTCTCAATGCGCGCGGCGGCGTCTTCCTCGGCGGCGGCGTGTCGGCGGGGCTGGCGCCGTTCTTCAACGATTCGCCGTTCCGCGAGGCGTTCGAGGAGCACCCGCCGCATCAGGCCCGGCTGGTCGAGACCCCCGTTCACATCATCGTGCACCCGACCCCGGGGCTGATCGGCTGCGGCCAGCTCGGCGGGCGCATGGCCAAGACGCTGGTGGCCAAAACGCTCAGGCCGAACCTGCACGTCGTGTGA
- a CDS encoding RluA family pseudouridine synthase encodes MDAPAADPAPFDIAARVLHRDGMMLVIDKPAGLAVHKGPKGGETLADHLDALRFGLPAAPELAHRLDKDTSGCLVLGRHRKALADLGRAFADGTVGKTYMAVVRGVPAEGRGRIELKLSKRSPTRGWWMAVDPKGQEAISEWEKIAEGEGFAVLALSPLTGRTHQLRVHLDAIGHPILGDSIYGGASRLPGGPILHLHSRRVVIPQKKGREPIEARAPLPPHMRATLERAGFDPAALEALADAAVFTRRAGSA; translated from the coding sequence ATGGACGCTCCCGCCGCCGACCCCGCCCCGTTCGACATCGCCGCGCGCGTTCTGCACCGCGACGGCATGATGCTGGTCATCGACAAGCCGGCGGGGCTGGCCGTCCATAAGGGGCCGAAGGGCGGCGAGACGTTGGCCGACCATCTCGACGCCCTGCGCTTCGGCCTGCCGGCCGCGCCCGAGCTGGCGCACCGGCTCGACAAGGACACTTCCGGCTGCCTCGTGCTCGGCCGCCACCGCAAGGCGCTGGCCGACCTCGGCCGCGCCTTCGCCGACGGCACGGTCGGCAAGACCTATATGGCTGTGGTGCGCGGCGTGCCCGCCGAGGGGCGCGGGCGCATCGAGCTGAAGCTGTCGAAGCGTTCGCCGACGCGCGGCTGGTGGATGGCGGTCGACCCGAAGGGGCAGGAGGCGATCAGCGAGTGGGAGAAGATCGCCGAGGGCGAGGGCTTCGCCGTGCTGGCGCTCTCGCCGCTCACCGGGCGCACGCACCAATTGCGCGTGCATCTCGACGCCATCGGCCATCCCATTCTCGGCGACAGCATCTATGGCGGCGCCTCGCGCCTGCCGGGCGGGCCGATCCTGCACCTGCATTCGCGCCGGGTGGTGATCCCGCAGAAGAAGGGCCGGGAGCCGATCGAGGCGCGCGCGCCGCTGCCCCCGCACATGCGGGCCACGCTCGAGCGTGCCGGCTTCGATCCGGCGGCGCTGGAGGCGCTGGCCGATGCCGCCGTCTTCACACGACGTGCAGGTTCGGCCTGA
- a CDS encoding patatin-like phospholipase family protein, with amino-acid sequence MAETPNKPARRGRAKASETPTPAVANPPAANPPAAEPVMAPAKKPEAKVSPAKATSAKEAPAKPASAKSAPAKPAPAEPASEPVTASEQAKAEAAAGALATPTGTAELKRELPAEPKRQDDKPAGSVLKPLNLALQGGGAHGAFTWGVLDRLLEDGRIAVEGISGTSAGAMNAAVLATGLARGGNEGGREALTRYWRAVSKDGRTSPLQRTLLDRLLGNWSLNANPSYIAFDMMSRFLSPYDFNPLNINPLMELIEEHVDFAALQSCRHVHVFVSATNVHTGKARVFAKHELTAQAIMASACLPFMFQAVEIDGVPYWDGGYMGNPALYPFYNAVKTDDILLVQINPIIRRETPKTARDINNRMNEITFNASLLAQLRAAEFVTRLLKHGDLKKKGDGVDGYRDLRLHRIDGADKLIALDASTKMNAEWEFLLYLHAIGREAAQTFLDTHFDAIGVRSTLDVREELNRD; translated from the coding sequence GTGGCCGAGACCCCGAACAAGCCGGCACGGCGCGGCCGCGCCAAGGCGAGCGAGACCCCGACGCCGGCGGTAGCCAATCCCCCGGCGGCCAATCCTCCGGCGGCAGAGCCCGTGATGGCACCGGCGAAGAAGCCCGAGGCCAAGGTGTCTCCCGCGAAGGCGACCTCCGCCAAGGAGGCCCCTGCGAAGCCTGCGTCGGCCAAATCCGCTCCCGCCAAACCGGCTCCCGCCGAACCTGCGTCCGAGCCGGTCACGGCCTCGGAACAGGCCAAGGCGGAAGCGGCGGCGGGGGCGCTGGCCACGCCCACCGGAACGGCGGAGCTGAAGCGCGAGCTTCCCGCCGAGCCGAAGCGCCAGGACGACAAGCCCGCGGGGTCGGTCCTCAAGCCGCTCAACCTCGCTTTGCAGGGCGGCGGCGCGCATGGCGCCTTCACCTGGGGCGTGCTCGACCGGCTGCTGGAGGATGGCCGCATCGCCGTCGAAGGCATTTCCGGCACCAGCGCCGGCGCCATGAACGCGGCCGTGCTGGCCACGGGGCTTGCGCGCGGCGGCAATGAGGGCGGGCGCGAGGCGCTCACCCGCTACTGGCGCGCGGTCTCCAAGGACGGGCGCACCAGCCCGCTCCAGCGCACGCTGCTCGACCGGCTGCTCGGCAACTGGTCGCTCAACGCCAATCCGAGCTACATCGCCTTCGACATGATGAGCCGGTTCCTGTCGCCCTACGACTTCAACCCGCTCAACATCAATCCGCTGATGGAACTGATCGAGGAGCATGTGGATTTCGCCGCGCTGCAATCCTGCCGGCACGTCCATGTCTTCGTCAGCGCCACCAACGTCCACACCGGCAAGGCGCGCGTCTTCGCCAAGCATGAGTTGACCGCGCAGGCGATCATGGCCTCGGCCTGCCTGCCCTTCATGTTCCAGGCGGTGGAGATCGACGGCGTGCCGTACTGGGACGGCGGCTATATGGGCAATCCCGCGCTTTACCCGTTCTACAACGCGGTGAAGACCGACGACATCCTGCTGGTCCAGATCAACCCGATCATCCGCCGCGAGACGCCGAAGACGGCGCGCGACATCAACAACCGGATGAACGAGATCACCTTCAACGCCTCGCTGCTGGCGCAGCTGCGCGCCGCCGAGTTCGTCACCCGCCTGCTCAAGCATGGCGACCTGAAGAAGAAGGGCGACGGCGTCGACGGCTATCGCGACCTGCGCCTGCACCGCATCGACGGGGCCGACAAGCTGATCGCGCTCGACGCCTCGACCAAGATGAACGCGGAATGGGAGTTCCTGCTCTATCTCCACGCCATCGGCCGGGAGGCGGCGCAGACCTTCCTCGACACCCATTTCGACGCCATTGGCGTGCGCTCCACCCTCGACGTGCGCGAGGAACTGAACCGGGATTGA
- a CDS encoding 3-hydroxybutyrate dehydrogenase: MPKGKNAVITGSTSGIGLAIARGLAADGTNVTLNGFGDAAAIEKERAAIESEFGVKAIYVAADLTKAADNAALIKTAEEQLGSVDILVNNAGVQFVSPVEDFPDEKWDLIIALNLSAAFHATKAAVPGMKARKWGRIINTASAHALVASPFKSAYVAAKHGIAGLTKTVALETATFGITVNAICPGYVWTPLVEKQIPDTAKARGITEEQVKDFLLAEQPTKQFVTVEQVAALAVFLAGETQGSITGALHQIDGGWVAQ, from the coding sequence ATGCCTAAGGGAAAGAACGCCGTCATCACCGGCTCGACCAGCGGAATTGGCCTCGCCATCGCGCGCGGGCTGGCCGCCGACGGCACGAATGTCACCCTCAACGGCTTCGGCGATGCCGCCGCGATCGAGAAGGAGCGCGCCGCCATCGAGAGCGAGTTCGGCGTGAAGGCGATCTACGTCGCCGCCGACCTGACCAAGGCCGCCGACAACGCCGCCCTGATCAAGACCGCCGAGGAACAGCTCGGCTCGGTCGACATCCTCGTCAACAATGCCGGCGTGCAGTTCGTCTCGCCGGTCGAGGATTTCCCGGACGAGAAGTGGGATCTCATCATCGCGCTGAACCTCTCGGCCGCCTTCCATGCCACCAAGGCCGCCGTGCCGGGCATGAAGGCGCGCAAATGGGGCCGCATCATCAACACCGCCTCGGCGCATGCGCTGGTCGCCTCGCCCTTCAAGTCGGCCTATGTCGCGGCCAAGCACGGCATTGCCGGCCTGACCAAGACGGTGGCGCTGGAGACGGCGACCTTCGGCATCACCGTCAACGCAATCTGCCCCGGCTATGTCTGGACGCCCCTCGTCGAGAAGCAGATTCCCGACACCGCCAAGGCGCGCGGCATCACCGAGGAGCAGGTGAAGGACTTCCTGCTCGCCGAGCAGCCGACCAAGCAGTTCGTCACCGTCGAGCAGGTCGCGGCGCTGGCCGTGTTCCTGGCGGGCGAGACGCAGGGCTCGATCACCGGCGCCCTGCACCAGATCGACGGCGGCTGGGTCGCCCAGTAA
- a CDS encoding Fur family transcriptional regulator → MTAGHSHDHGRDHGPDHDHSTCVSDALARAEASCGERGARLTPLRRRVLEGLADSHVPLGAYELVERLGSTGEKPPPMSVYRALDFLVSEGLAHRIESRNAYIACGREHARDDVIVFLICEGCGLTDEVASHAIGRDLAWATRAAGFTPRTPVIEIAGTCARCRAVEAQEQVPAGTAEPETAR, encoded by the coding sequence ATGACAGCCGGGCACAGCCACGATCACGGCCGGGATCACGGCCCCGACCACGACCACAGCACCTGCGTCTCCGACGCGCTGGCGCGGGCGGAAGCCTCGTGCGGCGAGCGCGGGGCGCGGCTCACGCCGCTGCGCCGGCGCGTGCTGGAGGGGCTGGCCGACAGCCACGTGCCGCTCGGCGCCTATGAGCTGGTGGAGCGGCTGGGCAGCACCGGCGAGAAGCCCCCGCCCATGTCGGTCTATCGCGCGCTCGATTTCCTGGTCTCCGAGGGCCTCGCCCACCGCATCGAAAGCCGCAACGCCTATATTGCCTGCGGACGCGAGCACGCGCGCGATGACGTCATCGTGTTCCTGATCTGCGAGGGCTGCGGACTGACCGACGAGGTGGCCTCGCACGCCATCGGCCGCGACCTCGCCTGGGCGACGCGCGCCGCCGGCTTCACGCCGCGCACGCCGGTCATCGAGATCGCCGGCACCTGCGCCCGCTGCCGAGCGGTGGAGGCACAGGAGCAGGTGCCCGCCGGGACCGCCGAGCCGGAGACCGCCCGTTGA
- the ispG gene encoding flavodoxin-dependent (E)-4-hydroxy-3-methylbut-2-enyl-diphosphate synthase, with amino-acid sequence MDALSAAPIVAPELEAAGPAPRRLTVAVKVGTVTVGGGAPVVVQSMTNTDTADAEGTARQIAQLARAGSEIVRITVDREEAAMAVPAIKERLAKMGLDTPIVGDFHYNGHLLLTKYPECAAALDKYRINPGNVGFGQKRDRHFATIVEQAIRHDKPVRIGANWGSLDDELLTRLMDENAKLPRPAEARAVTREALVRSALLSAALAEEIGLPREKIILSAKVSAVQDLITVYAELARRADYALHLGLTEAGMGSKGIVASSTAMGVLLQQGIGDTIRVSLTPEPNGDRTREVTVAQEMLQTMGLRTFVPLVAACPGCGRTTSTTFQELAFEVQDFIRTSMPEWKKRYPGVETLNVAVMGCIVNGPGESKHADIGISLPGTGEFPTAPVYLDGKKAMTLRGASLREDFKKIVEDYVARRFGVGGARAPAEGADAAE; translated from the coding sequence ATGGACGCTCTTTCCGCCGCCCCCATCGTCGCGCCCGAGCTGGAGGCCGCCGGCCCCGCGCCGCGCCGGCTCACCGTCGCCGTCAAGGTCGGCACCGTCACCGTGGGCGGCGGCGCCCCGGTGGTGGTGCAGTCGATGACCAATACCGACACCGCCGATGCCGAAGGCACCGCGCGGCAGATCGCCCAGCTCGCCCGCGCCGGCTCGGAGATCGTGCGCATCACGGTCGACCGCGAGGAAGCCGCCATGGCGGTGCCGGCGATCAAGGAGCGCCTGGCGAAGATGGGGCTCGATACCCCCATCGTCGGCGACTTCCACTATAATGGCCACCTGCTGCTGACGAAGTATCCCGAGTGCGCGGCCGCACTCGACAAGTACCGCATCAATCCCGGCAATGTCGGCTTCGGCCAGAAGCGCGACCGCCACTTCGCCACCATCGTCGAGCAGGCGATCCGCCACGACAAGCCGGTGCGCATCGGCGCCAATTGGGGCTCGCTCGACGACGAACTGCTCACCCGCCTGATGGACGAGAACGCGAAGCTGCCGCGCCCGGCGGAGGCCCGCGCCGTCACCCGCGAGGCGCTGGTGCGCTCGGCCCTGCTCTCGGCGGCGCTGGCTGAAGAAATCGGACTCCCGCGTGAAAAAATCATCCTCTCCGCCAAGGTCTCGGCGGTGCAGGACCTGATCACCGTCTATGCCGAGCTGGCGCGCCGCGCCGACTACGCGCTGCATCTGGGCCTCACCGAAGCCGGCATGGGCTCGAAGGGTATCGTGGCCTCGTCGACCGCCATGGGCGTGCTGCTCCAGCAGGGGATCGGCGACACTATCCGCGTGTCGCTCACCCCCGAGCCGAATGGCGACCGCACCCGCGAGGTGACGGTGGCGCAGGAGATGCTGCAGACCATGGGCCTGCGCACCTTCGTGCCGCTGGTCGCCGCCTGCCCCGGCTGCGGGCGCACCACCTCCACCACCTTCCAGGAACTGGCCTTCGAGGTGCAGGACTTCATCCGTACCTCCATGCCGGAATGGAAGAAGCGCTATCCCGGCGTCGAGACGCTCAACGTCGCTGTCATGGGCTGCATCGTGAACGGGCCGGGCGAGTCCAAGCATGCCGATATCGGCATTTCGCTGCCCGGCACCGGCGAATTCCCCACCGCCCCGGTCTATCTCGACGGCAAGAAGGCCATGACGCTGCGCGGCGCCAGTCTGCGCGAGGACTTCAAGAAGATCGTCGAGGACTATGTGGCGCGACGCTTCGGCGTCGGCGGCGCCCGCGCCCCGGCCGAAGGCGCCGACGCGGCGGAGTAA
- a CDS encoding type II toxin-antitoxin system PemK/MazF family toxin, whose translation MRRGDLVTVSLPGDFGKPRPGLIVQADEFGNIPSVTLLPLSSLLIDAPLVRLTVQPTALNGLREPSQVMIDKAMTVRRDKVGAPFGRLEDDAMLAVNRSLAFFLGFA comes from the coding sequence ATGAGGCGCGGCGATCTTGTCACAGTGTCCCTGCCGGGAGACTTCGGCAAGCCGCGCCCCGGCCTGATCGTTCAGGCAGACGAGTTCGGCAATATCCCCAGCGTGACGCTGCTTCCGCTGTCATCGCTGCTGATAGATGCGCCGCTGGTTCGCCTCACGGTGCAGCCGACGGCGCTGAACGGGCTGCGCGAACCGTCTCAAGTCATGATCGACAAGGCAATGACAGTCCGGCGCGACAAGGTTGGCGCGCCTTTCGGGCGGCTCGAAGACGACGCGATGCTGGCAGTCAATCGCTCGCTGGCGTTCTTTCTCGGCTTCGCCTGA